One part of the Desulfuromonas acetoxidans DSM 684 genome encodes these proteins:
- a CDS encoding prephenate dehydrogenase — MNGFYLHKIAIVGVGLIGGSFALALKRAGVVARVSGWDADRNNLHLAHELQVIDQLPSTLAQAVDGAELVMLAVPVGAMESAAREVIPLMASGAILTDSGSVKQCVVECLEPLALQHGVRYVAGHPISGTERSGASAAFAELYQGKRCILTPTAQSDVAALDTVTLAWQAAGSEVVTMDVLKHDRILAAISHLPHMIAYSLVNSVSDYDRYDENILDYSAGGFRDFTRIASSDPIMWRDIALTNKDSLIEMIDQFEEFLGELKNDIQQADGERLYEFFRRSKITRDALLKPKVR; from the coding sequence ATGAACGGTTTTTATCTGCATAAAATTGCCATTGTCGGCGTCGGCTTAATCGGTGGTTCCTTTGCCCTGGCCTTGAAGCGGGCCGGAGTCGTTGCGAGGGTGTCGGGTTGGGATGCGGATCGAAATAATCTGCACTTGGCCCACGAGCTTCAGGTGATCGATCAGTTGCCGTCCACCTTGGCGCAAGCCGTTGATGGTGCTGAGCTGGTGATGTTGGCTGTACCGGTTGGAGCCATGGAGTCGGCGGCTCGCGAGGTGATTCCGTTGATGGCTTCAGGCGCGATCCTCACAGATTCGGGTAGTGTCAAGCAGTGTGTGGTCGAATGTCTCGAACCGCTGGCTTTGCAGCATGGAGTGCGTTATGTGGCCGGTCATCCCATTTCCGGCACGGAACGCAGCGGTGCATCGGCTGCTTTTGCTGAATTGTATCAGGGCAAACGGTGTATTTTGACGCCGACTGCCCAGAGCGACGTGGCGGCATTGGACACGGTAACGCTTGCCTGGCAGGCGGCCGGGAGCGAGGTGGTGACCATGGATGTGCTCAAACATGACCGCATTCTCGCTGCTATCAGTCATCTGCCGCACATGATCGCTTACTCACTGGTCAATTCAGTGAGTGATTATGATCGTTATGATGAGAATATCCTTGATTATTCGGCCGGTGGTTTTCGTGACTTTACCCGGATTGCGTCGTCGGACCCGATCATGTGGCGTGATATTGCCCTGACCAACAAAGACAGTTTGATTGAGATGATTGACCAGTTCGAAGAATTTCTTGGCGAACTGAAAAACGATATTCAGCAAGCGGACGGTGAACGGCTCTACGAGTTTTTCCGGCGTTCAAAAATAACCCGCGATGCTCTCTTAAAACCGAAGGTGAGATAA
- the aroA gene encoding 3-phosphoshikimate 1-carboxyvinyltransferase codes for MVQSQTVSASRGLRGEITVPGDKSISHRSVMFGSLAKGVTRVSGFLQGEDNLSTVKAFRAMGVTIDQPGDGELVIHGLGVHSLQEPADVLDCGNSGTTIRLMSGLLAGQSFFSVLTGDQYLRKRPMGRIVAPLAGMGASIRGRQQGQYAPLAIDGQQLKATSYQSPVASAQVKSAVLLAGLYADGVTTVYEPHLSRDHSERMLRHFGVEVTSFDGGVSLAGGQELTARDLLVPGDISSAAFFMVAGLIVPDSELLIKNVGINPTRCGVIDILKKMNGSIELVNEREMAGEPVADLLVKSSDLKGIEIGGEDVPRAIDEFPVISVAAACAEGTTVIRDAKELRVKETDRIAAMADVLSTFGVTVTTAEDGMTVQGAERLQGGRVNSCGDHRIAMSSAIAALRADGDVVIEDTQCTATSFPNFWQLLGTVTV; via the coding sequence ATGGTCCAGAGTCAAACTGTTTCAGCCAGCCGTGGTTTGCGTGGCGAGATCACCGTTCCCGGTGACAAGTCCATTTCACATCGTTCCGTTATGTTCGGCAGTCTGGCCAAAGGGGTGACCCGGGTCAGCGGTTTTCTGCAGGGCGAAGACAACCTGTCGACGGTCAAAGCATTTCGCGCCATGGGTGTGACCATTGACCAACCCGGTGACGGCGAGCTTGTGATTCATGGTTTAGGCGTTCACAGCCTTCAGGAACCCGCCGATGTCCTTGATTGCGGAAATTCTGGAACCACCATCCGCCTGATGAGTGGTCTGCTGGCCGGTCAGTCGTTCTTCTCGGTTCTGACTGGAGATCAGTATCTGCGTAAACGGCCCATGGGCCGTATTGTCGCGCCGCTGGCCGGCATGGGTGCCTCAATTCGCGGTCGCCAACAGGGACAATACGCCCCGTTGGCCATTGACGGCCAACAACTCAAAGCTACCAGTTATCAATCACCGGTGGCCAGCGCCCAGGTCAAGTCGGCTGTTCTGCTGGCGGGACTCTATGCGGATGGGGTGACGACCGTTTACGAACCACATCTGTCACGCGATCATTCCGAGCGGATGTTGCGTCACTTTGGTGTCGAGGTCACGTCCTTTGATGGCGGTGTGTCGCTGGCCGGTGGCCAGGAATTAACCGCTCGTGACCTGCTGGTGCCGGGCGATATCTCTTCGGCGGCTTTTTTCATGGTTGCCGGACTGATCGTACCGGATTCCGAATTGCTGATTAAGAACGTCGGTATCAATCCTACTCGGTGCGGCGTGATTGATATCCTGAAAAAGATGAACGGCTCCATTGAGCTGGTCAACGAACGGGAGATGGCTGGCGAGCCGGTAGCTGATTTGCTGGTAAAAAGCAGTGACCTTAAAGGCATTGAAATTGGTGGTGAAGACGTGCCGCGTGCCATTGATGAGTTTCCGGTGATCAGTGTTGCTGCTGCCTGCGCTGAAGGGACCACGGTGATCCGCGATGCCAAAGAGCTGCGTGTCAAGGAAACCGACCGGATTGCTGCCATGGCCGATGTCTTGAGCACGTTTGGGGTTACGGTAACCACGGCCGAGGATGGCATGACCGTCCAGGGGGCAGAGCGCTTACAAGGAGGCCGCGTCAACTCGTGTGGTGATCATCGCATCGCGATGAGTTCGGCGATTGCTGCGTTGCGCGCTGATGGTGATGTGGTCATTGAAGATACGCAATGTACCGCCACCTCGTTTCCCAACTTCTGGCAGTTGCTGGGTACCGTGACGGTCTGA
- a CDS encoding glucosaminidase domain-containing protein gives MSQKIRFYSISYIVSLLLLCSCDVHTGNSAQNRVHLEPTSYHQLIETFSHWGYSWETLDQGVPAFTLERFPRDMGHIRDVKLKKKLFFLSLLPMVIMQNEAILQQRATLKKLLASSAPLTTRQQQWLTLLCHEYRCEGDPLTDPQVARQLLTRVDMLPTALVLAQAANESAYGSSRFAQQANNIFGQWTFTPGTGIVPAGRPEGATYEVRKFSNLAASIRSYMNNLNSHRAYQSLREKRYALRQADAPLEGKKLAEGLLNYSTRRDAYVNEIQTMIRHNRLAQLAALKLRNDVQLAQISLLPQHQMSSRRPTTSQANLLF, from the coding sequence ATGAGTCAAAAAATACGTTTTTATTCAATAAGTTACATTGTCAGTCTATTGCTGTTATGCAGTTGTGATGTGCATACCGGCAACTCCGCTCAAAACCGGGTTCATCTTGAGCCGACCTCCTATCACCAACTGATTGAAACTTTTTCCCACTGGGGCTACAGCTGGGAAACACTTGACCAGGGGGTTCCGGCATTCACTCTGGAGCGTTTTCCTCGCGACATGGGCCATATTCGCGATGTAAAACTGAAGAAAAAGCTGTTTTTCCTCAGCTTGCTGCCTATGGTCATCATGCAGAATGAAGCAATTCTCCAACAACGTGCCACCCTGAAAAAGCTCCTTGCCAGCTCCGCTCCGCTCACGACCAGGCAACAGCAGTGGCTCACCCTGCTGTGTCACGAATATCGTTGCGAAGGTGATCCTCTCACCGACCCCCAGGTCGCCCGGCAACTGCTGACACGCGTTGACATGCTTCCCACGGCCCTGGTCCTGGCTCAGGCAGCCAACGAATCCGCCTACGGCAGCTCGCGATTTGCTCAACAGGCCAACAATATTTTCGGCCAATGGACGTTTACGCCGGGGACCGGAATTGTCCCTGCTGGCCGACCGGAAGGTGCCACCTACGAAGTGCGAAAATTTTCCAACCTGGCAGCATCCATTCGCTCTTACATGAACAATCTCAATAGTCACCGAGCTTATCAGAGTTTGCGGGAAAAACGTTATGCCCTGCGCCAGGCCGACGCACCGCTGGAAGGAAAAAAACTTGCCGAAGGGTTGTTAAACTACTCAACCCGGCGGGATGCTTATGTCAATGAGATTCAGACCATGATTCGCCACAACCGTCTGGCGCAGCTGGCAGCCCTGAAACTGCGTAATGACGTGCAGTTGGCGCAAATCTCGCTGTTACCTCAGCATCAAATGAGTTCTCGGCGCCCGACAACGTCCCAGGCCAATCTGCTCTTTTAG
- the cmk gene encoding (d)CMP kinase translates to MNSKLIIAIDGPSGAGKSTLSRLLSQQLNYINIDTGAMYRAVALAASREGIDSEDCQGLEALCHRIEIHFQRENGHESVWLNGEDVSEAIRTPQMSLLTSKIAACAEVRQAMVRLQRQMGKAGGVVLEGRDIGSVVFPQAEVKFYLEASAQARGQRRYDELVAKGLEVDLQQTIHEVEARDAADSAREHAPLLRPEDAVAIDSTALTIDQVLEKMMVVVSQRLEQRA, encoded by the coding sequence ATGAATTCAAAGTTGATTATTGCCATTGACGGTCCTTCCGGCGCCGGAAAAAGTACCTTGAGCCGTTTGCTGTCACAACAACTTAATTATATCAATATAGATACCGGAGCCATGTACCGGGCGGTTGCTCTGGCGGCCAGTCGTGAGGGGATTGACAGCGAAGATTGTCAGGGGTTGGAAGCGCTGTGTCACCGGATAGAAATCCATTTCCAGCGTGAAAATGGCCATGAAAGCGTCTGGTTGAATGGTGAAGATGTTTCCGAGGCGATCCGCACTCCGCAGATGAGCCTGTTGACCTCAAAGATTGCCGCCTGCGCGGAGGTTCGTCAGGCCATGGTTCGGTTGCAACGTCAGATGGGGAAAGCTGGCGGTGTCGTCCTCGAAGGGCGTGATATCGGCAGTGTGGTGTTTCCGCAGGCTGAAGTGAAGTTTTACCTGGAAGCCAGTGCCCAGGCTCGTGGTCAGCGGCGCTACGACGAGCTTGTTGCCAAGGGCCTTGAGGTCGACCTTCAGCAGACCATTCATGAGGTAGAAGCGCGCGATGCTGCCGATTCAGCTCGTGAACACGCACCGTTGTTGCGTCCAGAAGATGCTGTGGCCATCGATTCAACCGCACTGACCATTGATCAGGTTTTGGAAAAAATGATGGTCGTGGTCAGCCAACGTCTGGAGCAACGCGCATAG
- the ispH gene encoding 4-hydroxy-3-methylbut-2-enyl diphosphate reductase translates to MEIILAKSAGFCFGVKRAVNMAYRAAENSEHICSLGPLIHSPQLVQRLEGKGIRVQNSVEQIVDETVIIRSHGITRNEEQALERKGLPVVDATCPFVKKAQQYAALLGKEGYSVVIVGEQEHPEVQGIISYVAGSETSVVANPEEARTVTPHKKLGLVAQTTQSFDNFSEIVQELLENSKELRIFNTICDATAVRQEEARQIAGRVALMVVIGGHNSANTTRLARICSEIQPRTHHIETADEICADWLDGVEAVGVTAGASTPEWIIRDVVDRLTAVAK, encoded by the coding sequence ATGGAGATCATACTGGCGAAAAGTGCCGGATTCTGCTTTGGCGTTAAAAGGGCGGTGAATATGGCTTATCGGGCGGCGGAGAATTCCGAGCATATCTGTTCTCTCGGGCCGTTGATTCATTCGCCGCAACTGGTCCAGCGCCTGGAAGGTAAGGGGATTCGTGTTCAAAATAGCGTTGAACAGATCGTTGATGAAACTGTCATCATTCGCTCACATGGGATCACGCGTAATGAGGAACAGGCTTTAGAGCGCAAGGGCCTGCCGGTAGTGGATGCCACCTGCCCTTTTGTAAAAAAAGCCCAGCAGTACGCAGCTCTGCTTGGTAAGGAAGGTTATAGCGTTGTGATTGTCGGCGAACAGGAACACCCTGAAGTCCAGGGAATCATCTCCTATGTCGCCGGGAGTGAAACCTCGGTCGTGGCCAACCCCGAGGAAGCGCGAACCGTTACACCTCACAAAAAGCTGGGGCTGGTGGCTCAGACGACTCAATCCTTTGATAATTTCAGTGAGATTGTTCAGGAACTTCTTGAGAACAGTAAAGAACTGCGGATTTTCAATACGATCTGCGACGCGACAGCTGTACGCCAGGAGGAAGCGCGACAAATTGCCGGTCGCGTTGCACTGATGGTGGTGATTGGTGGACACAACAGCGCGAATACCACGCGTCTGGCTCGCATCTGTAGTGAGATTCAGCCGAGGACCCATCATATCGAAACCGCAGATGAGATCTGTGCGGACTGGTTGGACGGCGTGGAAGCCGTCGGCGTTACAGCAGGGGCTTCGACGCCGGAATGGATCATTCGTGACGTGGTTGACAGATTGACAGCGGTGGCAAAATAA
- the pheA gene encoding prephenate dehydratase, with amino-acid sequence MNDALKALREKIDTLDDQILDLLNERAKVVLDVGKTKQGSKSAYYVPSREQAIYERLRQHNPGPFPSDAIQRVFREIISASLALEQPMKVAFLGPQATFTHVAAMQQFGLSAQLVPQKSISAVFDEVARGRANYGVVPVENSNEGVVTHTLDMFMESGLKIYAEILQEISHDLLSLSARMSDIERVYSHPQALAQCRKWLEENLPDVPLIDVASTAAAAQLAAGDRSAAAIASAAAGAQYDLRQVKANIADNPSNFTRFLVISNQIPAPGGHDKTSILFLIKDEPGILLRMLEPFSKRSINLSKIESRPLKKRAWEYIFFLDIEGHIETPAVRDAVDELGDYCQFIKVLGSYPRAV; translated from the coding sequence ATGAATGATGCGCTGAAGGCGTTGCGCGAAAAAATCGATACCCTGGATGACCAGATTCTTGATCTGCTCAATGAGCGGGCTAAAGTGGTTCTGGACGTCGGGAAAACCAAGCAGGGCAGCAAGTCGGCCTATTATGTACCGAGTCGTGAACAGGCTATTTATGAACGACTGCGTCAGCACAATCCCGGTCCTTTTCCTTCCGACGCGATCCAGCGGGTTTTTCGTGAAATCATCTCGGCGTCGTTAGCGTTGGAACAGCCGATGAAGGTGGCTTTTCTCGGTCCTCAGGCGACCTTTACCCATGTGGCGGCCATGCAGCAGTTTGGTCTGTCCGCCCAGTTGGTGCCGCAGAAGAGTATTTCGGCGGTATTCGACGAAGTGGCGCGTGGTCGAGCAAACTATGGTGTTGTTCCGGTTGAGAACTCCAACGAGGGGGTAGTAACGCATACCCTGGATATGTTTATGGAGTCGGGCCTGAAAATCTATGCCGAAATCCTCCAGGAAATTTCTCATGATTTGCTGTCGCTGTCGGCACGCATGTCTGATATCGAACGGGTGTATTCCCATCCGCAAGCTTTGGCCCAGTGTCGTAAATGGCTGGAGGAGAATCTTCCGGATGTGCCTCTGATCGATGTGGCCAGCACTGCAGCAGCGGCTCAGTTGGCGGCGGGGGACAGAAGCGCTGCAGCGATTGCCAGTGCTGCAGCCGGAGCTCAATACGATTTGCGTCAGGTCAAAGCCAACATTGCCGACAATCCGAGTAACTTTACCCGTTTCCTGGTGATTAGCAATCAGATCCCGGCTCCCGGTGGTCATGATAAAACCAGTATTTTGTTTTTGATCAAGGATGAGCCCGGAATTCTGCTCAGAATGCTCGAACCGTTCAGCAAGCGCTCGATCAATCTGTCGAAGATTGAAAGCCGTCCTCTGAAAAAACGGGCTTGGGAATATATTTTCTTCCTCGATATCGAAGGGCATATTGAAACACCGGCGGTTCGCGATGCTGTTGATGAGCTGGGAGACTATTGCCAGTTCATCAAGGTGCTTGGTTCGTATCCGCGTGCCGTGTAA
- a CDS encoding 30S ribosomal protein S1 — protein MSENNETVNTEELDMMDDEFEEEFDEEFGEESFKDLFENSLQGNLAVGDVVEGTIVQVNPDSVVVDVGYKSEGVIPLAEFAVDGQPATLEVGDKVDVLFERAENESGLIGLSKEKADRQKVWNALEEGAVVEGRIVSRIKGGLSVDIGVNAFLPGSQVDLRPVRNLDKLIGETFEFKIIKLNKRRGNIVLSRRVLLETERESQRSDTLKTLEEGQIVEGVVKNLTDYGAFIDLGGIDGLLHITDMSWGRVSHPSDILAVGDSINVKVLKFDREKERVSLGLKQITPDPWLSVAEKYPTEARVTGKVVSLTDYGAFIELEEGVEGLIHVSEMSWTKRIKHPNKLLSIGDEVETVVLAMDTENRRISLGLKQVEPNPWEVIGEKFPAGTIIEGQVKNITDFGIFVGVDEGIDGLVHISDLSWTKRIKHPSELYKKGDLVKAVVLNIDRDNERFSLGVKQLTQDPWQIIPEQYAPGTIIRGKVTSVTEFGIFLEVEEGVEGLIHVSEISKDKVDSPKDFAKVGDELEAVVLHVDTNEHKIALSIKHLSDRKEKAEVDAFMGAQKKATSSLGDLLQGAFNNANDEN, from the coding sequence ATGTCTGAAAACAACGAAACAGTTAACACAGAAGAGCTCGACATGATGGATGACGAGTTCGAAGAAGAGTTTGACGAAGAGTTTGGTGAGGAAAGCTTCAAGGATCTGTTTGAAAACAGTCTGCAGGGCAATCTTGCCGTCGGTGATGTGGTTGAAGGAACTATTGTTCAGGTCAACCCTGATTCCGTTGTGGTTGATGTCGGCTACAAATCTGAAGGGGTAATTCCTCTGGCGGAATTTGCTGTTGACGGCCAACCGGCAACACTTGAAGTGGGTGACAAGGTTGACGTTCTTTTTGAACGCGCTGAAAACGAAAGTGGCCTGATCGGCCTTTCCAAAGAGAAGGCAGACCGTCAGAAAGTCTGGAATGCTCTTGAGGAAGGTGCTGTTGTTGAGGGACGCATCGTCTCCCGCATCAAAGGTGGACTCTCTGTTGATATCGGTGTTAACGCCTTTTTGCCGGGCTCTCAGGTTGATCTGCGTCCGGTACGTAACCTTGATAAGCTGATCGGTGAAACTTTTGAGTTCAAGATCATCAAGCTCAACAAGCGCCGTGGCAACATCGTTCTTTCCCGTCGGGTTCTGCTCGAAACTGAGCGCGAAAGCCAACGCTCCGATACGCTCAAAACTCTCGAAGAGGGTCAGATCGTTGAAGGTGTGGTTAAGAACCTCACCGATTACGGTGCATTCATCGACCTCGGTGGCATCGACGGTCTGCTGCATATCACCGACATGTCCTGGGGCCGTGTATCTCACCCCTCCGACATTCTGGCAGTGGGCGACAGCATCAACGTCAAGGTGCTCAAATTTGATCGTGAAAAAGAACGCGTCTCCCTGGGTCTCAAGCAGATCACTCCGGATCCCTGGCTGAGCGTTGCTGAAAAATATCCGACCGAAGCTCGTGTCACCGGTAAGGTTGTCAGTCTGACTGACTACGGCGCTTTTATTGAACTTGAAGAAGGCGTTGAAGGCCTGATTCACGTGTCCGAGATGAGCTGGACCAAGCGGATTAAGCATCCCAACAAGCTGCTGTCGATTGGTGACGAGGTTGAAACCGTCGTTCTGGCCATGGATACGGAAAACCGTCGTATCTCTCTGGGTCTCAAGCAGGTTGAACCCAATCCTTGGGAAGTGATTGGTGAGAAGTTCCCCGCAGGAACCATCATCGAAGGTCAAGTCAAGAATATCACTGACTTCGGTATTTTTGTCGGTGTTGATGAAGGCATTGACGGTCTGGTCCACATTTCCGATCTGTCTTGGACCAAGCGGATCAAGCATCCTTCTGAGCTGTACAAAAAGGGTGATCTGGTCAAAGCCGTTGTCCTGAATATTGATCGTGACAATGAGCGCTTCTCCTTAGGCGTCAAGCAATTGACCCAGGATCCGTGGCAGATCATTCCTGAGCAATACGCTCCGGGCACCATCATCCGTGGTAAAGTCACCTCTGTGACTGAATTCGGTATTTTCCTTGAAGTTGAAGAGGGCGTGGAAGGTTTGATCCATGTTTCTGAAATCAGCAAGGACAAGGTCGATTCACCCAAGGACTTCGCTAAGGTTGGTGATGAGCTTGAAGCGGTTGTTCTGCACGTTGATACCAACGAGCACAAAATTGCTCTGTCGATTAAGCATCTGTCCGATCGTAAAGAGAAGGCCGAAGTGGATGCGTTCATGGGCGCCCAGAAGAAGGCAACCTCCAGCCTTGGAGATCTTCTGCAAGGGGCTTTCAACAACGCTAACGACGAGAACTAA
- the sppA gene encoding signal peptide peptidase SppA, protein MKKRPFAIAIVVFFVIFVFFAGIILIMSSSRGSGQKFALSDKVGVIEVLGTITDSKAIVDQLIDFGQNHAVKAIVLRVDSPGGGVGPSQEIYDEVVRLTALKPVVVSMGSVAASGGYYISAPANRIFANSGTITGSIGVIMEFTNVIALMDKVGLKTNVIKSGDHKDIGSSVRAMTDQEKALLQSLIDDVHDQFVTAVSEGRHLEKDQVFKLADGRIFTGRQAQQQGLVDDLGGLQAAIHYAGELAGIEGTPDVLYPAEPKPDLIDYFISRTASEIERVILKTDTQGLQLLWSQRQTY, encoded by the coding sequence ATGAAAAAAAGACCTTTTGCCATAGCCATTGTGGTGTTCTTTGTGATATTTGTTTTCTTCGCAGGGATCATCCTGATCATGTCGTCGTCGCGTGGTAGCGGGCAGAAGTTTGCCTTGTCCGACAAAGTCGGCGTCATCGAAGTCCTCGGAACTATTACTGACTCAAAGGCCATTGTCGATCAATTGATCGATTTTGGGCAGAATCACGCTGTTAAAGCGATCGTGCTGCGCGTTGATTCCCCTGGGGGAGGCGTCGGTCCTTCTCAGGAGATCTACGATGAAGTTGTTCGCTTGACGGCTCTGAAGCCGGTGGTTGTTTCCATGGGATCGGTCGCTGCGTCCGGTGGTTATTACATCTCTGCTCCGGCAAATCGTATTTTTGCCAATTCGGGGACCATTACCGGTAGCATCGGCGTGATCATGGAGTTTACCAACGTGATCGCGTTGATGGACAAGGTGGGCCTTAAAACCAATGTGATCAAAAGTGGTGATCACAAAGATATTGGTTCTTCTGTTCGCGCGATGACGGACCAGGAAAAGGCCTTGCTGCAGAGTTTAATTGATGATGTTCATGACCAGTTCGTCACGGCGGTCAGTGAAGGTCGTCATTTGGAAAAGGATCAAGTTTTCAAGCTGGCTGATGGACGGATTTTTACCGGACGGCAGGCACAGCAACAAGGTCTGGTTGATGACCTTGGTGGTTTGCAGGCGGCGATTCACTACGCCGGCGAACTCGCAGGTATTGAAGGAACACCGGATGTGCTTTATCCTGCAGAGCCTAAGCCGGATCTGATTGATTATTTTATCAGCCGAACCGCTTCGGAAATTGAACGGGTGATCTTAAAGACAGACACACAGGGCTTGCAATTGTTATGGTCGCAAAGGCAGACCTATTGA
- a CDS encoding secondary thiamine-phosphate synthase enzyme YjbQ, whose amino-acid sequence MKSYREELWFEHPQRMGFINITNEVSHCLRQSGIREGLCLVNAMHITASVFINDNESGLHADFTRWLEQLAPYDAHGYAHHQTGEDNGDAHLKRTIMGREVVVAITEGRLDFGPWEQIFYGEFDGRRPKRVLVKIIGE is encoded by the coding sequence ATGAAATCGTATCGGGAAGAGCTATGGTTTGAGCATCCGCAACGGATGGGATTTATCAATATTACCAATGAGGTGAGCCATTGTCTTAGACAAAGCGGCATCCGTGAGGGGTTGTGTCTGGTGAATGCCATGCATATTACCGCATCGGTGTTTATCAATGACAATGAGTCGGGGTTGCATGCTGATTTTACCCGCTGGCTGGAGCAACTGGCACCGTATGATGCCCATGGCTATGCCCACCATCAGACTGGAGAAGACAACGGCGATGCCCATCTGAAGCGGACAATTATGGGGCGTGAAGTGGTGGTGGCGATCACCGAAGGTCGGTTGGATTTCGGGCCTTGGGAACAGATCTTTTATGGCGAATTTGATGGACGGCGTCCTAAACGGGTGCTGGTGAAAATTATTGGCGAATGA
- a CDS encoding polysaccharide deacetylase family protein, with protein sequence MIKKTLWFFLLVTLLLPSVGWCADQATVFVYHRFGDDRYPSTNIAVDVFEAQLAYLKQHDYQVMTLGQIVAARKSGTPLPERCAALTVDDGYESFLTGAMPLLRRYHYPATLFVNSDSVGGNSYLDWPQLKALHEEGIEIGNHSASHPYFVTQQQKMPLEAWRTWARQDIETAQQLFEKHLGMKPALFAYPYGEYSPQMMTLLKEMGFQAAVAQQSGVISAQAEAFALPRFPMGGPFATLKGFTGKLAMRAMPVTVIAPTSPVIDDNDPPTLRFQLDTEQIVLSSLRCYVQGQDPVVPRLVDKEQGVFEVVAEKPLAGRRNKYTLTAQGRKGGWGWFSQLWIHP encoded by the coding sequence ATGATTAAAAAAACGCTCTGGTTCTTCTTACTGGTGACCTTGTTGCTGCCTTCAGTGGGCTGGTGTGCCGATCAGGCCACTGTCTTTGTCTATCATCGTTTCGGCGATGATCGTTATCCCTCCACCAATATTGCTGTTGATGTTTTTGAAGCCCAGTTGGCTTATCTCAAACAGCACGATTATCAGGTGATGACATTGGGGCAGATTGTCGCTGCCCGCAAATCCGGGACTCCGTTGCCAGAGCGTTGTGCGGCTCTGACTGTGGATGACGGCTATGAATCGTTTTTGACCGGTGCCATGCCGCTGTTGCGCCGCTATCACTATCCGGCAACCCTGTTTGTTAATAGCGACTCGGTCGGCGGCAACAGCTATCTCGACTGGCCGCAGCTTAAAGCGCTCCACGAGGAGGGCATTGAGATCGGTAACCATTCCGCCAGCCATCCCTATTTTGTCACGCAACAGCAAAAGATGCCTCTTGAGGCGTGGCGGACATGGGCGCGTCAGGATATAGAAACAGCCCAGCAGCTGTTTGAAAAACACCTCGGAATGAAGCCGGCGTTATTTGCCTATCCCTATGGTGAATATTCTCCGCAAATGATGACCTTGCTCAAGGAGATGGGTTTTCAGGCGGCGGTTGCCCAGCAGTCCGGAGTGATTTCGGCGCAGGCAGAGGCGTTTGCCCTACCGCGGTTTCCCATGGGCGGTCCTTTTGCAACGTTGAAAGGGTTTACAGGTAAGCTGGCGATGCGTGCCATGCCGGTGACGGTTATTGCCCCCACCAGCCCGGTCATCGATGACAACGATCCGCCGACACTGCGTTTTCAACTGGATACCGAGCAGATTGTGCTCTCATCGTTGCGCTGTTACGTACAAGGACAGGATCCTGTTGTTCCCCGTCTGGTGGATAAGGAACAGGGGGTGTTTGAAGTGGTGGCTGAAAAGCCGTTGGCGGGGCGACGAAACAAATACACCCTTACAGCACAAGGCCGTAAGGGTGGTTGGGGCTGGTTCAGTCAGTTGTGGATTCATCCTTGA
- a CDS encoding integration host factor subunit beta — protein sequence MTKSQLIERLMESTSDLNKKESELVVNTIFDSIGSALIGGDRVEIRGFGSFSIREREARQARNPKSGNLINIPSKKTPFFKTGKELRERVDSLG from the coding sequence ATGACAAAAAGCCAATTGATTGAAAGATTGATGGAGTCCACTTCCGATTTGAACAAAAAAGAGTCTGAACTCGTCGTCAATACGATTTTTGACAGCATCGGGTCCGCTTTGATCGGTGGTGATCGCGTTGAGATCCGCGGGTTTGGATCTTTCTCTATTCGAGAGCGTGAAGCTCGTCAGGCGCGCAATCCTAAGAGCGGTAACCTGATCAATATCCCTTCGAAGAAGACGCCTTTTTTCAAAACAGGCAAAGAACTTCGTGAGCGTGTCGATAGCCTCGGTTAA
- a CDS encoding hotdog domain-containing protein, translated as MTGSLLPTTHQCISPSLVGAPLALEPGKAVVELVTIESMVADPHGLVHGGFIFGLADYAAMLAVNEPTVVLGAAQTRFLAPVSAGETATATAVVISSEKNRYQVECMVKVADKAVFSGEFTCFVLEKHVLS; from the coding sequence ATGACGGGTTCCTTGCTACCAACAACGCATCAATGTATTTCACCAAGCCTGGTTGGCGCTCCGCTAGCTCTTGAGCCAGGGAAAGCCGTGGTTGAGTTGGTGACGATCGAATCGATGGTCGCCGATCCCCACGGTCTGGTTCATGGAGGTTTTATTTTTGGATTGGCTGACTATGCTGCTATGTTGGCTGTCAATGAACCAACAGTGGTTCTCGGAGCCGCTCAGACTCGGTTTCTTGCTCCTGTCAGTGCTGGTGAGACGGCGACGGCAACGGCTGTGGTTATTTCGTCAGAGAAGAATCGCTATCAGGTCGAATGCATGGTTAAGGTTGCGGATAAAGCTGTTTTCAGTGGTGAATTCACATGCTTTGTACTGGAAAAGCATGTTTTGTCGTGA